One segment of Glandiceps talaboti chromosome 21, keGlaTala1.1, whole genome shotgun sequence DNA contains the following:
- the LOC144451634 gene encoding putative methyltransferase DDB_G0268948, whose translation MATTYGKLFATSAIAEAYQKFRPTYPKSVSERITSYLKHKNPGPWRLAIDVGCGTGQSTRSLSDHFETVIGCDVSKAQIEEAKKTENLQNVTYQVGNDVSLPAEDNSVDLVTTAQAAHWFDLNKFYKEVDRVLKPNGCLAVYGYGNVQLLNNAKGNELQAVMNEFYYRTLHGFWGEGRKHIENLYADFQLPYIESERDDSMSIELTYTVADFVGYLSSWSAYHNYLKTHPEKTETLTEVLQKFMNVLDVKTSPAETSLHINYPIFLLLGRKPEDSK comes from the exons ATGGCTACTACATATGGGAAACTCTTCGCTACCTCTGCAATCGCCGAAGCTTACCAGAAATTCAGACCAACGTATCCAAAATCTGTCTCAGAAAGGATAACAAGCTATTTGAAACACAAG AATCCAGGTCCTTGGAGGTTGGCTATTGATGTAGGTTGTGGTACTGGTCAAAGTACTAGGAGTCTATCTGATCACTTTGAGACAGTCATAGGATGCGACGTCAGTAAAGCTCAGATTGAAGAAGCCAAGAAAACAgaaaatctacaaaatgtaacatacCA AGTTGGCAATGATGTTAGTTTACCAGCTGAAGACAACTCTGTTGACTTAGTGACAACAGCCCAAGCAGCTCACTGGtttgatttgaataaattttACAAAGAGGTTGACAGGGTACTCAAACCAAATGGATGTCTTGCTGTGTATGGATACGGAAATGTACAACTATTGAACAATGCCAAGGGTAATGAACTACAGGCTGTCATGAATGAG TTTTACTATAGAACTTTACACGGCTTCTGGGGAGAGGGAAGGAAACATATCGAAAATCTATATGCTGATTTTCAGTTACCGTATATTGAGTCTGAAag AGATGATTCCATGTCCATAGAATTGACGTACACAGTAGCAGACTTTGTTGGATACCTCAGTTCCTGGTCAGCTTATCATAACTACTTGAAGACACATCCAGAGAAAACTGAAACCTTAACAGAAGTCTTACAGAA GTTTATGAATGTATTGGATGTGAAGACATCACCAGCGGAAACTTCTCTACATATCAACTATCCAATTTTCCTTTTACTTGGCAGAAAACCTGAAGATTCAAAGTGA